Proteins from a single region of Zavarzinella sp.:
- a CDS encoding phosphoglycerate dehydrogenase yields the protein MKKVLIAPAHLGQRSGPYYDVLSKAGFEMHYHDKPRQLTSEELLARAGGFPYILAGSEGYPRRILEQLPDLKMIARAGVGYDGVDIAAATELGIVVTNTPGANHEAVAEHCFGMMLYLLKNLADQDRRLRAGEWPRYPTKPLRGKTLGIVGLGRIGKAMALRAQVFGLKVLAVEPFPDIAFVKQHAIPLVTMDEMLPTADIVTLHVPLTETTRNFFSSKQLEQMKPGAILLNSARGEVLDSFALAKAMEAGKLSGAGIDVHYQEPLPPDYPLMGFQNVLLTAHTAGVDLQSRDDMGRIAAEAIAEVASGGWPTDKVVNPDVLSHRR from the coding sequence ATGAAAAAAGTATTAATTGCACCTGCCCACCTGGGGCAGCGATCGGGCCCGTATTACGATGTCTTATCGAAGGCGGGCTTTGAAATGCACTACCACGATAAGCCACGTCAACTGACTTCGGAAGAACTGCTCGCACGTGCGGGTGGTTTTCCGTATATTCTGGCAGGTTCCGAAGGTTACCCCCGCCGAATCCTGGAACAATTGCCCGATTTGAAAATGATTGCCCGTGCAGGTGTGGGCTACGATGGCGTGGATATTGCCGCAGCCACCGAATTGGGAATTGTGGTCACCAACACCCCTGGTGCCAACCATGAAGCGGTGGCAGAACACTGCTTTGGCATGATGCTTTATCTGCTGAAAAATCTGGCAGACCAGGATCGTCGCCTGCGTGCGGGTGAATGGCCACGTTACCCTACAAAACCCCTGCGGGGCAAAACGCTAGGCATCGTGGGGCTGGGCCGGATTGGCAAAGCAATGGCCTTGCGAGCGCAAGTCTTTGGCCTGAAGGTACTTGCGGTAGAACCTTTCCCCGATATCGCATTTGTGAAACAGCACGCCATTCCGCTGGTTACGATGGATGAAATGCTGCCCACTGCTGATATTGTGACGCTGCACGTGCCGCTGACGGAAACCACACGTAACTTCTTTTCCAGTAAGCAGTTAGAGCAGATGAAGCCCGGTGCCATTCTGCTGAACAGTGCCCGGGGAGAGGTGCTCGATTCCTTTGCACTGGCGAAAGCAATGGAAGCTGGGAAATTGTCCGGTGCTGGCATCGATGTGCATTACCAGGAGCCCCTCCCACCTGATTACCCACTGATGGGTTTTCAGAATGTGCTGTTAACTGCCCACACTGCGGGGGTCGATCTGCAATCCCGCGACGATATGGGCCGCATTGCAGCGGAAGCGATTGCGGAAGTCGCCAGTGGTGGCTGGCCCACAGACAAAGTGGTCAATCCGGACGTTTTGTCCCACAGGCGGTAG
- a CDS encoding metalloregulator ArsR/SmtB family transcription factor, which produces MEPQLPINELPKLGGPEAEVCPSGVHSHDRLRHVVCDLRQIERAAGMFRAMGDPARMHILVLLMDQECCVSELVEHLGEKNSTISQRLKILHTEGLLRRRRDKSHLYYSLADDHVRDLVRNMMAHAAESHAHND; this is translated from the coding sequence ATGGAACCACAACTGCCGATCAACGAATTACCGAAGCTTGGTGGTCCAGAGGCAGAAGTCTGTCCCAGTGGGGTTCATTCGCACGATCGCCTGCGGCACGTTGTTTGTGATCTTCGCCAGATCGAACGGGCTGCGGGGATGTTTCGTGCGATGGGTGATCCTGCCCGCATGCACATTCTGGTGCTGCTTATGGATCAGGAATGTTGTGTTTCTGAGTTGGTGGAACATCTGGGCGAAAAAAACTCCACCATCTCCCAACGCTTGAAGATTTTGCACACAGAAGGATTGCTTCGCCGACGGCGGGATAAATCCCACCTGTATTACTCGCTCGCAGACGACCACGTGCGTGATCTGGTTCGAAATATGATGGCACACGCCGCCGAATCGCACGCACATAACGATTGA
- a CDS encoding response regulator has protein sequence MVESVRYSILITDDDTGIREALAEICESQGFRPILAEHGEQAIDIVQHEPIHLALLDMNMPRMTGLELLQIVRQIHALLPAILITADANMELLRKAFEAQVYSVVPKPFEPTIIKSTVFRALAKVYGQPEEHDSNTNNKTEEKE, from the coding sequence ATGGTCGAATCAGTACGATATTCGATTCTGATCACGGATGACGATACAGGCATCCGCGAAGCACTGGCTGAAATATGCGAAAGTCAGGGATTCCGCCCGATCCTGGCCGAGCATGGTGAGCAGGCAATAGATATTGTGCAGCACGAACCAATCCATTTGGCATTGCTGGACATGAACATGCCCCGGATGACAGGCCTGGAACTGCTGCAGATTGTGCGGCAAATCCATGCCTTGCTTCCTGCCATCCTGATTACTGCAGATGCCAACATGGAGCTGTTGCGGAAAGCCTTTGAAGCCCAGGTTTACAGCGTGGTGCCGAAACCATTCGAGCCCACGATAATTAAATCCACCGTCTTTCGGGCGTTGGCCAAAGTTTACGGTCAGCCGGAAGAACACGATAGTAACACTAACAACAAGACAGAGGAAAAAGAATGA
- a CDS encoding RluA family pseudouridine synthase produces MSEQFPGQELVIFEDYHLLAFNKPAPLLTQARPEISSLEAIAKQYIKLKYDKPAGVYLGIPHRLDRPVSGVVLFARNTKAAQRVHAQFQQHTVQKTYWALVHGCPTVQSGTWTDYLLKIEDEARAEISTEETPKAKLAITHWKVIRQFDDNHTMLQLQPKTGRMHQLRVQAASRGLPIVGDFQYGSTSEFGPPAASDKDRLVALHAQKLELSHPFRQEPLVIVAPLPDYWPNVGKIDEN; encoded by the coding sequence ATGAGCGAACAATTCCCCGGTCAGGAGTTGGTAATTTTTGAAGATTACCACCTGCTGGCTTTCAACAAACCGGCCCCTTTGCTAACCCAGGCACGACCAGAGATTTCTTCTCTGGAGGCAATTGCCAAACAATACATCAAATTGAAATACGACAAACCAGCTGGGGTTTATCTGGGCATTCCGCACCGACTGGACCGTCCCGTCAGTGGGGTGGTGCTGTTCGCACGCAACACCAAAGCGGCCCAGCGGGTTCATGCCCAGTTTCAGCAACATACCGTCCAGAAAACCTATTGGGCGCTGGTGCATGGTTGCCCCACGGTACAGTCTGGCACCTGGACCGATTATCTGTTGAAAATTGAAGACGAAGCCAGAGCAGAGATCAGCACGGAAGAAACCCCGAAAGCCAAACTGGCCATTACCCACTGGAAAGTGATCCGACAGTTTGATGACAATCACACGATGCTGCAATTGCAGCCGAAAACCGGTCGCATGCACCAGTTGCGAGTACAGGCGGCATCCCGTGGTCTGCCGATCGTGGGGGATTTCCAATACGGCAGCACATCGGAATTTGGCCCACCGGCAGCCAGCGATAAAGATCGACTGGTGGCACTGCACGCCCAAAAATTAGAGCTTTCTCATCCTTTTCGCCAGGAACCACTGGTGATTGTGGCACCTTTGCCCGATTACTGGCCCAACGTGGGCAAAATTGATGAGAATTAA
- a CDS encoding endonuclease, whose protein sequence is MFQLRYSIFLVLVICSGQLASHGGELPQPQAGYVATKTFAVPDATQAAAADEKHFYAVSNTRVVQFDRTTGKETARSDGPAKHLNSAFLWEGKVYCAHSNYPAVPHESDIRVWDLSTKKLTIFHRFEQPAGSLTWAILHEDSWWCHFAHYKEENAKSVVIRYSKAWKELQRWTYPTELVAEWDGASLSGGIWHDGKLLTTGHDKKLIYHVELPTNRTTAVVKAIYTCPWEGQGIARDPKTGGLVGIIRSKREVVFAQLKREKR, encoded by the coding sequence ATGTTTCAACTTCGATACTCAATTTTCCTCGTATTGGTGATCTGTTCTGGGCAACTCGCCAGCCACGGTGGGGAATTACCACAACCGCAGGCGGGGTATGTTGCCACGAAAACGTTTGCGGTGCCAGATGCCACGCAGGCAGCGGCAGCAGACGAAAAACACTTTTACGCGGTTTCGAATACCCGCGTGGTGCAATTCGACCGCACCACTGGCAAAGAAACGGCACGTAGCGATGGCCCAGCAAAGCACCTGAACAGTGCCTTTCTGTGGGAAGGGAAAGTGTATTGTGCCCACTCCAATTATCCTGCGGTGCCGCACGAAAGCGATATCCGTGTGTGGGATCTCAGCACGAAAAAATTAACAATTTTTCATCGATTTGAACAGCCCGCAGGCAGCCTGACGTGGGCGATACTTCACGAAGACAGTTGGTGGTGTCACTTCGCCCATTACAAAGAAGAGAATGCGAAATCAGTGGTCATCCGATATTCCAAAGCTTGGAAAGAGCTCCAACGCTGGACCTACCCCACAGAACTGGTTGCGGAATGGGATGGAGCCAGCCTTTCCGGTGGCATCTGGCACGATGGCAAACTGTTGACCACGGGGCACGATAAAAAACTGATTTACCATGTGGAATTGCCCACAAACCGCACCACAGCGGTAGTAAAGGCTATTTACACCTGCCCGTGGGAAGGCCAGGGCATCGCGCGTGATCCGAAAACTGGTGGATTGGTTGGCATTATCCGCAGTAAACGAGAAGTGGTGTTCGCACAATTGAAACGCGAAAAGCGATAG
- a CDS encoding DciA family protein, with translation MDGPEKFSDILAQLFTSRGWGRQQEANQVESAWLEVITALNPDFAPQTRCLGIKRKKMEVEVNNGVLFQELTQFHERNLLRMLQELLPNKIITGFKFRRGNW, from the coding sequence ATGGACGGTCCAGAGAAATTTTCCGATATTTTGGCCCAGCTTTTTACCAGTCGTGGCTGGGGGCGGCAGCAGGAAGCCAATCAGGTCGAATCGGCCTGGCTGGAGGTAATTACTGCATTGAATCCCGACTTTGCCCCACAAACTCGGTGCCTGGGGATCAAACGGAAAAAAATGGAAGTAGAAGTAAACAACGGGGTGCTCTTTCAGGAATTAACACAATTCCACGAACGGAACCTCTTACGGATGCTGCAAGAGCTACTTCCCAATAAAATAATTACAGGTTTCAAGTTCCGTCGTGGGAACTGGTAA
- a CDS encoding tetratricopeptide repeat protein gives MATSSQTIPTLTPDNRRVAVESYERANQVIANNDYDYGIRLLLTCCKLDPTNLTFRKKLRKTQKLKHNNNMRGSRLATMSTLRTRSKLKSAKNANDYLMVLELAEEILTHNPWDSGVQLDMAWAFEGLEQVDLAIYIMDQAREKDPHDVNVNRALARLLEKRGNFLQAMKLWQMVLEKLPQDKEAGTKAKDLAARETIAKGNYEGVLSDSQLDVGTANQAALADTAVANPSPSRLEREVAPLLEKIHENPTNARLYLQLASIYQRSNETEKAREILQQGLAPTGNDFLIQIELLEMDLVPLRKNIELIESKMVQQRAAPEESKYTAEQLENARNRHAKELRDREIELYRLKADRFPQETIHRIRLAESLIAAGKLDEAITELQVARKDVRVQWQANMHLGIAFARRNNWRLALRNLEEALDQMPSEMDEERKAVLFELANGYAQSKDLPKAIEFASDLANLDFNYRGISKLLDEWSAQEQSA, from the coding sequence ATGGCTACCTCTTCCCAAACGATACCCACCCTGACACCGGATAACCGGCGAGTTGCTGTCGAAAGCTACGAACGCGCCAATCAGGTGATTGCCAACAACGATTATGATTATGGCATTCGCCTGCTGCTGACGTGCTGCAAACTGGACCCGACGAACTTAACCTTTCGCAAAAAATTGCGTAAAACTCAAAAGTTAAAACACAATAACAACATGCGTGGCAGTCGACTGGCCACGATGAGCACCCTTCGCACGCGATCCAAGCTGAAATCGGCAAAAAATGCCAATGATTACCTGATGGTGCTGGAGCTGGCAGAAGAAATTCTGACCCACAATCCGTGGGATTCGGGCGTGCAACTGGATATGGCGTGGGCTTTCGAGGGGCTGGAACAGGTTGATCTGGCAATTTACATTATGGATCAGGCAAGAGAAAAAGATCCCCACGATGTAAACGTGAACCGTGCGTTAGCCAGACTTCTGGAAAAACGTGGTAACTTCCTCCAGGCAATGAAGTTATGGCAAATGGTGCTGGAAAAGCTGCCCCAGGATAAAGAAGCAGGAACCAAAGCCAAAGACCTGGCCGCCCGCGAGACGATTGCCAAAGGCAATTATGAAGGCGTGCTGTCCGATTCTCAACTGGATGTGGGCACCGCAAACCAAGCTGCACTTGCGGATACCGCAGTGGCTAATCCATCTCCCTCCCGTCTGGAACGGGAAGTGGCACCTTTATTAGAAAAAATTCATGAGAATCCGACAAATGCCCGCCTGTATCTGCAATTAGCCAGTATCTACCAACGCAGCAACGAAACGGAAAAGGCCCGCGAGATTCTGCAGCAGGGCCTGGCACCCACCGGGAATGATTTTTTGATCCAGATTGAACTGCTGGAAATGGATCTGGTGCCGCTGCGAAAAAATATTGAGTTGATTGAAAGCAAAATGGTGCAGCAGCGTGCCGCACCTGAGGAATCGAAATACACTGCAGAACAATTGGAAAACGCCCGCAACCGGCACGCGAAAGAACTGCGGGATCGGGAAATTGAACTGTACCGCCTGAAGGCAGATCGTTTCCCACAGGAAACAATTCATCGGATCCGTTTGGCTGAAAGCCTGATTGCTGCCGGAAAGCTGGATGAGGCGATTACAGAACTGCAGGTTGCCCGCAAAGATGTGCGAGTCCAGTGGCAGGCGAACATGCACCTGGGGATTGCTTTTGCCCGCCGCAACAATTGGCGGTTGGCATTACGAAATCTGGAAGAAGCCCTCGACCAGATGCCCAGTGAAATGGATGAAGAGCGAAAAGCAGTGCTGTTTGAACTGGCCAACGGCTACGCACAATCGAAAGACCTGCCCAAAGCAATCGAATTTGCTTCCGACCTGGCGAATCTGGACTTCAACTACCGTGGCATCAGTAAACTGCTGGATGAATGGTCCGCCCAGGAACAATCCGCCTGA
- a CDS encoding DUF1559 domain-containing protein: MSVAVATYYANEGRYPPPYVLGPDGKPWHSWRVLLLPYIEQSNVYEEYRFDEPWNGPNNRKLADQMPRIFRFHGSEPAGNTTTNYLAVVGQETVWQTERHITAEDIQDGLDQTILLVENNGAKIHWMEPRDLNLADIDLKVNSPAGVSSPYLNPGVVTVNGQVFSLRPTIQQDVLRAFFTINGKENLQQNQKGDWELLSDGRNRLRLEP; this comes from the coding sequence TTGTCGGTGGCGGTCGCCACCTATTACGCCAATGAGGGGAGATACCCACCACCGTACGTGCTGGGGCCAGACGGCAAGCCATGGCACAGTTGGCGGGTGTTGCTGTTACCGTATATCGAGCAATCGAATGTGTACGAAGAATACCGCTTCGATGAACCATGGAATGGACCGAACAACCGGAAACTTGCTGATCAGATGCCGAGAATTTTCAGATTCCATGGTTCCGAACCTGCTGGGAATACCACGACAAACTATCTGGCTGTCGTGGGGCAAGAAACGGTATGGCAAACTGAGAGACACATTACTGCAGAAGATATCCAGGATGGGCTTGACCAGACAATTCTGCTGGTAGAAAACAATGGGGCAAAAATTCACTGGATGGAGCCACGGGATCTGAATCTGGCCGATATTGATTTGAAAGTAAACAGCCCCGCAGGGGTAAGCAGCCCATACCTGAATCCTGGAGTTGTGACGGTTAATGGCCAGGTGTTTTCACTTCGTCCCACGATTCAGCAGGATGTATTGCGAGCATTCTTTACCATCAACGGAAAGGAAAACCTGCAGCAGAACCAGAAAGGCGACTGGGAATTACTTTCGGATGGTCGCAATCGGCTTCGTCTGGAACCGTGA
- a CDS encoding DNA gyrase subunit B — protein sequence MSTETLPDEEYSEKNTQVLKNRDHIRKRPGNYIPDAGKQGLHHLVYELVYNAVDEHLAGYCKNVQIIIHLDGGLSVADDGRGIPVGMIEQEGKSNLEVVMTIVGAGGKFDNKAYKSSAGLHGMGAKAVTALSELTRAEVRREGKTYMMEFDRGLASTPLKELGPADRTGTKITFWPDAEIFGNISFEFDELESRMRELAFLNRGLSILLKDERANREVTFYYEGGVAEFVKWMNRNETGLHEPIHILKTVEHEDTAGEKEQIKVEVALQYTNGEDEKVRCYANNQYNPEGGTHLTGFRRALTRVVNTYGEKEKLFKDDMKPEGRDFAEGLTAVVNITLAKPQFKSQTKVRLNNPEVDGVVNAAVSEILTKYLEENPQDAKQIIKKVMLSAEVRAAEAKARKALIDRKKILGGAGLPGKLMDCTSRNRDETELFLVEGDSAGGSAESGRDRNYQAVLPLRGKVLNVEKARLEKLLQNKEISSLIGAIGVDIGNPEDTGKLRYGKIVILTDADVDGQHIRTLLLTFFFRQMRKLIEDGHIYVARPPLFKVTEKKTARFVQTSDAMMTELIRRGMQDTQLRVGEKRIETTELERLALALDRIDQSLIILERRGTDLNSFIAEAKEGRLPVWHVRVGPSEYWFHNSEEVDAFRQQESARLGHDIIMDDATENAGDAIHFLAEEFHEIRMINRQLAVLNEFGFGPTDLIPAPRIAGREPPVRYTLTHGEQTKVLPHLRDLTLNIRRYGESGISVTRFKGLGEMNPDELWDTTLDPEARTLLRVTLVDAQKAHDLFRTLMGEEVEERRNFIIEKGINVSDAIDYGS from the coding sequence ATGAGTACCGAGACACTGCCAGACGAAGAATACAGCGAAAAAAATACTCAGGTATTGAAGAATCGCGACCATATTCGCAAACGACCTGGAAACTACATTCCCGATGCAGGGAAACAAGGTTTGCACCACCTTGTATACGAACTCGTTTACAATGCCGTTGATGAACATTTGGCTGGGTATTGCAAAAACGTTCAGATCATTATTCATTTAGATGGAGGCCTGAGCGTAGCTGATGATGGCCGGGGCATCCCGGTGGGTATGATCGAACAGGAAGGAAAATCCAACCTCGAAGTGGTGATGACCATCGTGGGTGCCGGTGGAAAGTTCGATAACAAGGCATACAAGTCATCTGCTGGTTTGCACGGTATGGGTGCCAAGGCAGTGACCGCATTGAGTGAATTGACGCGGGCTGAAGTTCGTCGTGAAGGGAAAACCTACATGATGGAATTCGATCGCGGTCTAGCCTCCACGCCGTTAAAAGAACTGGGGCCAGCAGACCGTACCGGTACCAAAATTACCTTCTGGCCGGATGCAGAGATATTTGGAAATATTTCTTTCGAATTCGATGAGCTTGAAAGTAGGATGCGGGAACTCGCATTCCTGAACCGCGGGCTGTCGATTTTATTAAAAGACGAACGAGCAAATCGAGAAGTCACTTTTTACTATGAAGGCGGTGTTGCGGAATTCGTTAAATGGATGAACCGCAATGAAACCGGTCTCCACGAACCGATTCACATACTGAAAACAGTTGAACACGAGGACACCGCTGGAGAAAAAGAACAGATCAAAGTTGAAGTAGCACTGCAGTACACCAATGGCGAAGATGAAAAAGTAAGATGCTATGCCAACAATCAATATAACCCAGAAGGTGGTACTCACCTCACTGGTTTTCGACGTGCGTTGACCCGCGTGGTCAATACCTATGGCGAAAAAGAAAAACTGTTTAAAGACGATATGAAACCGGAAGGGCGCGATTTTGCCGAAGGTTTGACGGCAGTAGTGAATATCACTCTGGCAAAGCCACAATTTAAATCTCAGACCAAAGTACGACTGAATAATCCTGAAGTTGACGGTGTAGTTAATGCTGCTGTTTCTGAAATTTTAACCAAATATCTTGAAGAAAACCCCCAAGATGCCAAGCAGATCATCAAAAAGGTGATGCTCTCTGCCGAGGTACGTGCTGCAGAAGCCAAAGCCCGCAAGGCACTGATCGACCGCAAGAAAATCCTGGGTGGGGCTGGCTTACCCGGCAAACTGATGGACTGCACCTCCCGCAACCGCGATGAAACCGAACTGTTTCTGGTGGAAGGGGACTCTGCAGGTGGCTCTGCAGAAAGCGGCCGCGATCGCAATTATCAGGCGGTGCTGCCACTGCGGGGTAAAGTGCTGAACGTGGAAAAAGCCCGTCTGGAAAAGTTGCTGCAGAACAAAGAAATCAGCAGTCTGATCGGTGCGATTGGTGTCGACATTGGCAATCCCGAAGATACTGGCAAACTCCGCTATGGCAAAATTGTCATCCTGACTGATGCCGATGTGGATGGCCAGCACATCCGCACGTTGCTGCTGACGTTCTTCTTCCGGCAGATGCGGAAATTGATTGAAGACGGCCATATTTACGTGGCACGTCCCCCCTTGTTTAAGGTTACGGAAAAGAAGACCGCACGCTTTGTCCAGACCAGCGACGCCATGATGACCGAGCTGATCCGACGTGGGATGCAGGACACCCAGCTTCGCGTGGGGGAAAAACGGATCGAAACCACCGAACTGGAACGGCTGGCACTGGCATTAGATCGGATCGATCAATCGCTGATTATTCTGGAACGGCGGGGTACCGATCTGAACAGTTTCATCGCCGAAGCCAAAGAGGGCAGGCTGCCTGTATGGCACGTGCGGGTGGGGCCTTCGGAATACTGGTTCCACAATTCGGAAGAAGTGGATGCCTTCCGTCAGCAGGAATCGGCACGCCTGGGTCACGACATCATCATGGATGACGCCACCGAAAATGCGGGCGATGCGATTCATTTTCTTGCTGAAGAGTTTCACGAAATCCGCATGATCAATCGCCAGTTGGCGGTGCTGAACGAGTTCGGCTTCGGGCCAACCGATTTGATCCCTGCCCCACGGATTGCGGGACGCGAACCACCCGTCCGTTACACGTTAACCCACGGTGAACAAACGAAAGTATTGCCCCACCTGCGGGATTTGACACTGAATATCAGACGATATGGAGAATCGGGCATCAGCGTGACCCGCTTTAAAGGGTTAGGCGAAATGAACCCCGACGAACTGTGGGACACCACCCTCGATCCGGAAGCACGTACCCTCTTACGAGTGACACTGGTAGATGCCCAGAAAGCTCACGACCTGTTCCGCACATTGATGGGTGAAGAAGTGGAAGAACGCCGGAATTTCATCATTGAAAAGGGAATTAACGTTTCCGACGCCATCGACTACGGTTCTTAA
- a CDS encoding L-threonylcarbamoyladenylate synthase produces the protein MPHDRFIVPATPENIARAGELLRAGELVAFPTETVYGLGANALVQQAVTSIFARKGRPASNPVIVHIASWEMLPQITPTWNDRMQRVAEQFWPGPLTIIVPAGPQIPPIVTAGGATVGVRWPAHPIAQQIIQAAGVPIAAPSANRSGQISPSLAHHVYQSFENDSPLIIDGGPTSCGIESTVLDLTVTPAVVLRPGPIQAKEIAALLGEEVLLQDTARKEVTLKSPGLLSRHYAPRTPVLLAHNHEEFMKMLVVHPGSLGVTHQLIDPEWDDHLWLMPEKPEAYAKILYSVLHQLDAKNLPHLVWLLPENTPPWAAVRNRLIRAATAE, from the coding sequence TTGCCACATGATCGGTTTATCGTTCCTGCCACACCGGAAAATATCGCACGTGCAGGTGAACTACTGCGTGCGGGCGAATTAGTTGCCTTTCCCACGGAAACTGTGTACGGTTTGGGTGCGAATGCTCTTGTCCAGCAAGCAGTTACGTCAATTTTTGCGCGAAAAGGTCGCCCCGCGTCCAATCCGGTGATTGTCCATATCGCCTCGTGGGAAATGTTGCCACAAATTACCCCCACGTGGAATGACAGGATGCAACGCGTAGCAGAACAATTCTGGCCAGGCCCGTTGACAATCATTGTGCCGGCAGGCCCACAGATACCTCCAATTGTGACCGCAGGTGGGGCTACGGTTGGCGTGCGTTGGCCTGCACACCCGATTGCCCAGCAGATTATTCAGGCGGCAGGTGTGCCTATTGCGGCACCTTCAGCGAATCGTTCGGGACAAATTTCGCCTTCCCTTGCCCACCATGTGTATCAATCGTTCGAGAATGATAGCCCCCTCATTATTGATGGTGGCCCCACGTCATGTGGGATTGAATCAACGGTGCTCGACCTGACTGTCACACCCGCAGTGGTGCTGCGTCCAGGACCGATTCAGGCAAAAGAAATTGCCGCACTGCTGGGCGAGGAAGTATTGCTGCAAGATACTGCTAGAAAAGAAGTTACGTTGAAATCACCTGGGCTGCTCAGCAGACACTATGCCCCACGTACACCCGTACTGCTGGCCCACAATCATGAAGAATTCATGAAAATGTTAGTCGTACATCCAGGCAGCCTGGGGGTGACGCACCAATTGATCGATCCAGAATGGGATGATCATCTGTGGCTGATGCCAGAGAAGCCGGAAGCTTACGCCAAAATTTTGTACAGCGTACTGCACCAGCTGGATGCGAAAAATCTGCCCCACCTGGTGTGGTTGTTGCCGGAAAATACCCCACCCTGGGCGGCAGTTCGAAACCGCCTGATTCGAGCTGCGACAGCAGAATAA
- the rsfS gene encoding ribosome silencing factor translates to MQKLAVFVDETHSSGDDSRYVSWDFFASSLQTAAIGSGIRVLLSGTQADAEEQKGEPLSNATITKTTLPSPLQRACLAARTARDQKGKNILVLDMKGLHPLYDFFILATGSSRRQLHNLAEEIDSRLQAVGDQRIGIEGYQSSKWIVQDYTDLLVHVFDPATREYYALEELWADAPRIDWENQEEDPVD, encoded by the coding sequence TTGCAGAAACTTGCGGTTTTTGTTGACGAGACCCACTCCAGTGGCGATGATAGCAGATACGTTAGTTGGGATTTTTTTGCATCGTCGCTGCAAACGGCAGCAATCGGCAGTGGGATTCGTGTCCTGTTAAGTGGGACGCAAGCCGATGCTGAAGAACAGAAAGGAGAACCATTGAGCAACGCGACAATCACCAAAACGACTCTTCCAAGTCCATTGCAACGTGCCTGCCTGGCAGCACGCACCGCACGCGACCAGAAAGGGAAAAATATACTTGTACTGGATATGAAGGGTTTGCACCCCTTGTACGATTTCTTCATCCTTGCCACTGGTAGCAGTCGGCGGCAGTTGCACAACCTTGCAGAAGAGATCGACTCTCGATTACAGGCGGTGGGCGACCAGCGAATTGGCATCGAAGGTTATCAATCAAGCAAGTGGATTGTGCAGGACTACACCGATTTACTGGTGCATGTATTCGACCCAGCCACACGGGAATATTATGCTCTCGAAGAATTGTGGGCAGATGCACCCCGAATCGATTGGGAAAATCAGGAAGAAGACCCTGTCGATTAA
- a CDS encoding co-chaperone GroES, whose protein sequence is MKVAPLNDKILVERVEAEQKTAGGILLPDNAREKPKQGVILELGEGKALDSGKRSSFQVKKGDKVLFTSYAGSEITVDGKEYLIMTEDDILAIVD, encoded by the coding sequence ATGAAAGTCGCACCGCTGAACGACAAGATTCTGGTAGAACGCGTTGAAGCAGAACAAAAGACCGCTGGGGGTATTTTGCTGCCCGATAACGCCCGCGAAAAACCCAAGCAAGGCGTCATTCTGGAACTGGGTGAAGGCAAAGCTCTCGATTCCGGCAAACGATCTTCATTTCAAGTGAAAAAAGGCGACAAGGTGCTGTTCACCTCGTATGCTGGCTCTGAAATCACCGTGGATGGCAAAGAATACCTCATCATGACGGAAGACGATATTCTGGCAATTGTGGATTAA